One Tachysurus vachellii isolate PV-2020 chromosome 18, HZAU_Pvac_v1, whole genome shotgun sequence DNA segment encodes these proteins:
- the atf7ip2 gene encoding activating transcription factor 7-interacting protein 2 isoform X2 has translation MTSMKERRHDVGSEKSSSAGTVSTAQVQELISTEVQSALEQSDKMMKALMERIQEVESEPRYNARLQKLEAHIRKVKRRGDAVFADLRKRRSLDTAQDQNFTPTPEINIQEKTRTSSANGRISGSFTSGGVLMSRVTAPTERMKNQIVDLTDDGEVCRQNGTKFVDSPQTSSQDNMDSKPSPLEDAEDPGTGTMKKTPEVQEAEAVLLSRLPPFPDTPFPDQLPVAAASKSMPQKPVVKVAAIKNPHGIALLWNVEEEDPDAAAMDCYYIYVTQQRSDGTFSKWKTMGVIKAMPLPMACRVAAERSRNKTLCFLIIGKDVYGRYGPYSDVHIVWAGET, from the exons ATGACAA GTATGAAAGAGAGACGACACGATGTCGGATCTGAAAAATCGTCTTCCGCAGGAACTGTTTCTACGGCTCAG gtCCAGGAGCTGATCTCCACAGAGGTGCAGTCTGCCCTGGAGCAGTCAGACAAAATGATGAAAGCCCTGATGGAGAGAATTCAGGAGGTAGAGAGCGAACCCAGATACAATGCCAGACTTCAGAAGCTCGAG GCACACATTAGGAAAGTGAAGCGAAGAGGCGACGCCGTGTTCGCAGACTTACGGAAACGCCGAAGCTTGGATACAGCCCAGGATCAG AATTTCACCCCAACACCTGAGATCAACATACAGGAAAAAACCAGGACCag ttCTGCTAATGGACGGATTTCAGGCTCGTTCACATCAGGAGGTGTGTTGATGTCTCGAGTCACAGCTCCAACTGAG CGCATGAAGAATCAGATCGTGGATTTGACCGATGATGGAGAAG TGTGCAGACAAAATGGGACCAAGTTCGTTGATTCTCCTCAAACGTCGTCACAG gacaaCATGGACAGCAAACCATCTCCACTGG AAGATGCTGAGGATCCTGGGACTGGCACGATGAAGAAAACACCTGAGGTGCAGGAAGCAGAG GCCGTCCTGCTGTCCAGACTTCCGCCTTTCCCTGACACTCCGTTCCCGGACCAGCTTCCTGTCGCGGCCGCCAGCAAGTCCATGCCTCAGAAGCCCGTGGTGAAAGTGGCAGCCATCAAAAACCCACACGGAATTGCGCTGCTCTGGAACGTGGAGGAGGAAGACCCGGACGCCGCCGCCATGGACTGCTACTACATCTACGTGACGCAGCAGCGCAGTGACGGAACTTTCTCCAAGTGGAAAACCATGGGCGTGATCAAAGCCATGCCTCTGCCCATGGCCTGCAGGGTGGCAGCCGAACGCTCCAGAAACAAAACGCTGTGTTTCCTCATCATCGGCAAGGACGTGTACGGCCGCTACGGACCCTACAGCGACGTCCACATCGTATGGGCCGGGGAAACGTGA
- the atf7ip2 gene encoding activating transcription factor 7-interacting protein 2 isoform X1, with protein sequence MTSMKERRHDVGSEKSSSAGTVSTAQVQELISTEVQSALEQSDKMMKALMERIQEVESEPRYNARLQKLEAHIRKVKRRGDAVFADLRKRRSLDTAQDQNFTPTPEINIQEKTRTSSANGRISGSFTSGDVVSDGGGTTRKPKEGFWQSLRMKNQIVDLTDDGEVCRQNGTKFVDSPQTSSQDNMDSKPSPLEDAEDPGTGTMKKTPEVQEAEAVLLSRLPPFPDTPFPDQLPVAAASKSMPQKPVVKVAAIKNPHGIALLWNVEEEDPDAAAMDCYYIYVTQQRSDGTFSKWKTMGVIKAMPLPMACRVAAERSRNKTLCFLIIGKDVYGRYGPYSDVHIVWAGET encoded by the exons ATGACAA GTATGAAAGAGAGACGACACGATGTCGGATCTGAAAAATCGTCTTCCGCAGGAACTGTTTCTACGGCTCAG gtCCAGGAGCTGATCTCCACAGAGGTGCAGTCTGCCCTGGAGCAGTCAGACAAAATGATGAAAGCCCTGATGGAGAGAATTCAGGAGGTAGAGAGCGAACCCAGATACAATGCCAGACTTCAGAAGCTCGAG GCACACATTAGGAAAGTGAAGCGAAGAGGCGACGCCGTGTTCGCAGACTTACGGAAACGCCGAAGCTTGGATACAGCCCAGGATCAG AATTTCACCCCAACACCTGAGATCAACATACAGGAAAAAACCAGGACCag ttCTGCTAATGGACGGATTTCAGGCTCGTTCACATCAGGAG ACGTCGTCAGTGATGGAGGAGGCACTACGAGAAAACCTAAAGAAGGCTTCTGGCAGAGTTTG CGCATGAAGAATCAGATCGTGGATTTGACCGATGATGGAGAAG TGTGCAGACAAAATGGGACCAAGTTCGTTGATTCTCCTCAAACGTCGTCACAG gacaaCATGGACAGCAAACCATCTCCACTGG AAGATGCTGAGGATCCTGGGACTGGCACGATGAAGAAAACACCTGAGGTGCAGGAAGCAGAG GCCGTCCTGCTGTCCAGACTTCCGCCTTTCCCTGACACTCCGTTCCCGGACCAGCTTCCTGTCGCGGCCGCCAGCAAGTCCATGCCTCAGAAGCCCGTGGTGAAAGTGGCAGCCATCAAAAACCCACACGGAATTGCGCTGCTCTGGAACGTGGAGGAGGAAGACCCGGACGCCGCCGCCATGGACTGCTACTACATCTACGTGACGCAGCAGCGCAGTGACGGAACTTTCTCCAAGTGGAAAACCATGGGCGTGATCAAAGCCATGCCTCTGCCCATGGCCTGCAGGGTGGCAGCCGAACGCTCCAGAAACAAAACGCTGTGTTTCCTCATCATCGGCAAGGACGTGTACGGCCGCTACGGACCCTACAGCGACGTCCACATCGTATGGGCCGGGGAAACGTGA
- the emp2 gene encoding epithelial membrane protein 2, producing MLVILAFIIFFHIISAILLFIATIQNAWWFTTNGDFYTDLWYICNGTCKDIPSSASSDAGYLQAVQAAMILATILCCVDFFVFILQLFRLKQGERFILTAIIQLLSSLCVMIAGSLYTAGRTTFQAKSVQQGDYGYSFVLAWVAFPMTFISGLMYLVLRKRK from the exons ATGTTGGTGATTTTGGCTTTCATCATCTTCTTTCACATTATCTCAGCGATACTGCTTTTCATAGCAACGATCCAGAAT GCTTGGTGGTTTACAACAAACGGTGACTTCTACACCGATCTTTGGTACATCTGCAACGGCACCTGTAAAGACATTCCAAGCAGTGCGTCCAGTGATGCCG gATATCTTCAGGCGGTGCAGGCTGCCATGATTCTAGCAACAATCCTGTGCTGCGTGGACTTCTTCGTCTTCATCCTTCAGCTTTTCCGTTTGAAGCAGGGCGAGAGATTCATCCTCACGGCCATTATACAGCTCTTGTCTT CGCTGTGTGTGATGATCGCCGGGTCCCTTTACACGGCCGGGAGGACGACTTTCCAGGCCAAGAGCGTACAACAGGGCGACTACGGCTACTCCTTCGTGCTCGCCTGGGTGGCCTTCCCCATGACGTTCATCAGCGGCCTCATGTATTTAGTCCTGCGCAAGCGCAAGTAG